Proteins co-encoded in one Spiroplasma gladiatoris genomic window:
- a CDS encoding ISNCY family transposase: MNEKKRMEIIKDVIDQKITKESASIKLCQTIRNVNILINKYKKNGYIAFIHKNTGRLSCRRISSDISQKIIKLYKDEFCDYNYKHFQEKLLENYNIKVSYTYLLSLLKENNMYSPRIHKVTKKIIKQKIAYSLKNQNIKNIEKKEYLNTLLSIENSHPMQHRKTEFGERLQTDASVHYWIKEEKWYLHGFIDDATGKILALYFDTEETLMGYYNITKKVFLNYGIPKEILTDKRTVFWSPKEKESDLHSDSLTQYGFLCHNLGIKLTTSSVPQTKGRIERLWNTLQDRLPKELKENNISTINQANLFLDEYIDKYNSQFSLQIENITNSFRFFEETKNIDFYLSRRFERTVNKGSTIKYQNKYYIPHSNGEPVFYKNKTKIMVVETFDGKLYSNSYSEWMPLLEVLQNSTYKEVYENKNPAEINKIYKPIKTSSPWKYTNWIFYKNSKNKVLGKIN, encoded by the coding sequence ATGAATGAAAAAAAGAGAATGGAAATTATCAAAGACGTTATAGATCAAAAAATAACAAAAGAGTCAGCTTCTATAAAGTTATGTCAAACAATTAGAAATGTAAATATATTAATTAATAAATATAAAAAAAATGGTTACATAGCTTTTATTCATAAGAACACTGGCAGATTGTCTTGCAGAAGAATAAGCAGTGATATTAGTCAAAAAATAATTAAATTATATAAAGATGAATTTTGTGATTACAATTACAAACACTTTCAAGAAAAGTTGCTAGAAAATTATAATATAAAAGTTTCGTATACATATTTACTTAGTTTATTAAAGGAAAATAACATGTATTCTCCAAGAATACATAAAGTAACTAAAAAAATAATTAAACAAAAAATAGCTTACAGTTTAAAAAATCAAAATATAAAAAATATAGAAAAAAAAGAATATTTAAATACTTTATTAAGTATTGAAAATAGTCATCCAATGCAACATAGAAAAACTGAGTTTGGAGAAAGGTTGCAAACAGATGCTTCTGTACATTACTGAATTAAAGAAGAAAAATGATATCTACATGGTTTTATTGATGATGCTACTGGCAAAATATTGGCTTTATATTTTGACACTGAAGAAACTCTTATGGGTTATTACAATATCACAAAGAAAGTTTTTCTTAACTATGGGATTCCTAAAGAAATATTGACAGACAAAAGAACGGTATTTTGAAGTCCAAAAGAAAAGGAGTCAGATCTACATTCTGACTCCTTAACACAATACGGATTTTTGTGTCACAACTTAGGAATAAAATTAACAACATCTAGCGTTCCACAAACTAAAGGCCGTATTGAAAGGTTGTGAAATACACTTCAAGATCGCCTACCAAAGGAACTTAAAGAAAATAATATATCAACTATAAACCAAGCTAATTTGTTTTTAGATGAATATATAGATAAATATAATTCACAGTTTTCCCTTCAAATAGAGAATATCACTAATTCTTTTAGATTTTTTGAAGAAACTAAAAATATAGATTTTTATTTATCTAGAAGATTTGAAAGAACCGTAAATAAGGGTTCAACTATAAAATACCAAAATAAGTACTATATTCCACATTCAAATGGAGAACCAGTTTTTTATAAAAATAAAACAAAAATAATGGTTGTTGAGACATTTGACGGAAAACTATATTCAAACTCATATAGCGAATGAATGCCTTTATTAGAAGTATTACAAAATTCTACTTATAAAGAGGTGTATGAAAATAAAAACCCGGCTGAGATAAATAAAATTTATAAGCCAATAAAAACAAGCAGTCCTTGAAAGTATACTAATTGAATCTTTTATAAAAACTCAAAAAATAAAGTTTTAGGAAAAATTAATTAG
- a CDS encoding FtsX-like permease family protein has protein sequence MLTSIFSSTFSLLLSNSIYVIFNKEKLNINDAIQPLTFFNGLVAITFFISILSLYSIINLSIKLRLKEFILLRIIGFSSLRIKMYIFLEIFIISFITIFISVFLANPIANKLLDFLKSKNVIENNFKIFKEFQFQWVYILITIFVIIAITFFATIGLKNINITLKKELKAKENKKVLVFKSIFAIIFLLISFAIVGNQYTMEGDLGIGLIVLAIINFLISFSFFGKYLLSFVTKTLYLKIKNYNCKIIFGSILKNCDKLIFPITLLLTCLMFSSYVVSLTTFMPESNKENYNSIYISYLLLVVIFSFSFLIFTNSLILYFFERKKEFIILRKVGYTKSKIFLLLFNTSLFISIFTLIINLIIYSFFVCMYSVNNFSTFKFYGDIKAFLLLNFVILVLVNLLSLSYFLIKIDLKNKIVK, from the coding sequence ATGTTAACATCAATTTTTTCATCTACTTTTAGTTTATTATTATCAAATAGTATTTATGTTATTTTTAACAAAGAAAAACTTAATATTAATGATGCTATTCAACCTTTAACATTTTTTAATGGACTAGTAGCAATTACATTTTTTATTTCAATATTATCTTTGTACAGCATAATTAATCTTTCTATAAAATTAAGATTAAAAGAATTTATTTTATTAAGAATAATTGGATTTAGTTCGTTAAGAATCAAAATGTATATTTTTTTAGAAATATTTATAATTTCATTTATAACTATTTTTATATCTGTATTTTTAGCAAACCCAATTGCAAATAAATTGTTAGATTTTTTAAAATCAAAAAATGTGATTGAAAATAACTTTAAAATATTTAAAGAGTTTCAGTTTCAATGAGTTTATATTTTAATTACAATATTTGTAATCATTGCTATAACTTTTTTTGCAACAATAGGTTTGAAAAATATAAATATAACTTTAAAAAAAGAACTTAAAGCAAAAGAAAATAAAAAAGTACTAGTTTTTAAAAGTATATTTGCAATTATTTTTTTATTAATAAGTTTTGCAATTGTTGGGAATCAATACACAATGGAAGGGGACTTAGGAATTGGTTTGATAGTTTTAGCAATCATTAATTTTTTAATTAGTTTTAGTTTTTTTGGAAAGTACTTACTAAGTTTTGTTACAAAGACTTTATATTTAAAGATTAAAAATTATAATTGTAAAATAATTTTTGGATCTATTTTAAAGAATTGTGATAAATTAATTTTTCCAATTACTTTACTGTTAACTTGTTTGATGTTTAGTTCTTATGTTGTATCATTAACAACTTTTATGCCAGAAAGTAATAAAGAAAATTATAACTCTATTTATATATCTTATTTATTATTAGTTGTAATATTTTCTTTTAGTTTTTTAATATTTACCAATTCTTTAATACTGTATTTTTTTGAAAGAAAAAAAGAATTTATAATTTTAAGAAAAGTAGGTTATACAAAAAGTAAAATATTTTTATTGTTATTTAATACAAGTCTTTTTATTTCAATTTTTACATTAATAATTAATTTAATTATTTATAGTTTTTTTGTTTGTATGTATAGTGTTAATAATTTTAGTACTTTTAAATTTTATGGAGATATAAAAGCTTTTTTATTATTAAATTTTGTAATTTTAGTTCTAGTGAACTTATTAAGTCTTTCTTACTTTTTAATTAAAATAGATTTAAAAAATAAAATTGTAAAATAA
- a CDS encoding UvrD-helicase domain-containing protein — MSFIPSDEQVSILKSLKEGKNLKIEAVAGSGKTTTCLYLAKNCLNKKFLLLTFNKDLSSDNNHKIEKLGLTNIKSYTFHSFFGHCYN; from the coding sequence ATGAGTTTTATACCAAGTGATGAACAAGTTAGTATTTTAAAGTCTTTAAAAGAAGGTAAAAACTTAAAAATAGAAGCAGTTGCTGGGAGTGGAAAGACTACAACGTGTTTATATTTAGCAAAAAATTGTTTAAATAAGAAATTTTTACTTTTAACTTTTAATAAAGATTTATCATCAGATAATAATCATAAAATCGAAAAACTAGGATTAACAAATATTAAATCATACACTTTTCATTCTTTTTTTGGTCATTGCTATAATTAA
- a CDS encoding ComEC/Rec2 family competence protein, giving the protein MKKIIAFLGTISLFSITFSNTFACNKTIQENTIEENQISYYTLSIGNGLFSYLKIGSKAILFDAGIGLDQFAIWKGRKHKTNQFASNFLKWTGVEEIETVFISHNHSDHYANLDAIAKNFKINNLVLPLNGNSLKNRFVSNREKSTSINEKIYLNSNTKLYNFEKTYRFLDIDFYNWSYSELNYMKGLSSKDENNASAIIYFKVNSKSILITGDAEQELGNRLLKNKESNFYKVDIYQVPHHGSKNALSNNFVKKVNPSICYVSGTNGDEKSYREWGGDHIFPTAKAYSNISSCQNRYLTGKVLSNSSSDKQKNDYFVNAEGAKNSDYDHQNASYEYRFFKNGSYNKYYFEPTVSNPNFLSSINSKKPDYETYLNDHSL; this is encoded by the coding sequence ATGAAAAAAATAATTGCATTTTTAGGAACAATTTCATTATTTTCAATAACTTTTTCAAATACTTTTGCATGTAATAAAACAATTCAAGAAAATACAATTGAAGAAAATCAAATTTCATACTATACTTTATCGATTGGAAATGGTTTATTTTCATATTTAAAAATTGGATCAAAAGCAATTTTATTTGATGCAGGAATTGGATTAGATCAATTTGCAATTTGAAAAGGTAGAAAACATAAAACTAACCAATTTGCTAGTAATTTTTTAAAGTGAACTGGTGTAGAAGAAATTGAAACTGTATTTATAAGTCATAATCACAGTGACCATTATGCAAATTTAGATGCTATTGCAAAAAATTTCAAAATTAATAATCTAGTTTTACCTTTAAATGGTAATAGTTTAAAAAATAGATTTGTATCTAATCGTGAAAAATCAACAAGTATTAATGAAAAAATTTATTTAAATTCAAATACAAAATTATATAATTTTGAAAAAACTTATAGATTTTTAGACATAGATTTTTATAATTGAAGTTATTCAGAACTAAATTATATGAAAGGATTATCTTCAAAAGATGAAAATAACGCTTCAGCAATAATTTATTTTAAAGTTAATTCAAAATCAATTTTAATCACAGGTGATGCAGAACAAGAGTTAGGAAATCGACTTTTAAAAAACAAAGAATCAAACTTTTATAAAGTTGATATTTATCAAGTACCTCATCATGGTAGTAAAAATGCATTATCAAATAACTTTGTAAAAAAAGTGAACCCAAGTATATGTTATGTTTCAGGAACTAATGGGGATGAAAAATCTTATAGAGAATGAGGAGGAGATCATATTTTTCCAACTGCAAAAGCTTACTCTAATATTTCAAGCTGTCAAAATCGATATTTAACAGGAAAAGTATTAAGTAACTCTTCAAGTGATAAGCAAAAAAATGATTATTTTGTTAATGCAGAAGGTGCAAAAAATAGTGATTATGATCACCAAAACGCTTCATATGAGTATCGATTTTTTAAAAACGGTTCATATAATAAGTATTATTTTGAACCAACAGTTTCCAATCCAAATTTTTTAAGTAGTATTAACTCAAAAAAACCAGATTATGAAACATATTTAAATGATCACAGTTTATAG
- a CDS encoding 3'-5' exonuclease, translating to MTFNLNKRQWVTKKLSTSYRITSQNAKFLNDVYFKEKNFIKSTKKSKDSFVYLVCNVFEQEKLYSSIINYISNYKDDEIFILSNTLNNSPSSPLNQFIGYLSNKGHLIHMTNSKSNEINKEESKNKIIVSTIHKSKGREKKLVIVFNFNNDYFDYFAKNEDSNKPTNLHYVALSRATHQTIIINHYKNKAANFLSKTKINSYLKFNVDENFKNLWLELNKQITNKQLVQNYNEKIITNVTSLFNNFNLINILEDFSNIKKNISNLKCDYTIKGLNNLVHFTKIKKDKQIQYLENVSSINGIFFPLYFQNDNGYIKEIINYFKDLYEQIELKKEENNIIKLLKRQKTRIKNIIKSYDDKKLNLLELVVFLHALNEGKFYRINQIKDMNWISEEQKYASNKIFEKLLSKNCLFEVPVSYLSDTLELSRFIDCIDIEKK from the coding sequence TTGACATTTAACTTAAATAAAAGACAATGAGTAACAAAAAAACTTTCAACAAGTTATAGAATTACAAGTCAAAATGCAAAATTTTTAAATGATGTTTACTTTAAAGAAAAAAACTTTATTAAAAGTACAAAAAAATCTAAAGACTCATTTGTTTATTTAGTTTGTAATGTATTCGAACAAGAAAAACTTTATAGTTCAATAATTAATTATATTTCCAATTATAAAGATGATGAAATATTTATTTTATCAAATACTTTGAACAATAGTCCAAGTTCACCATTAAATCAGTTTATTGGATATTTATCAAATAAAGGTCATTTAATTCATATGACTAATTCTAAGTCTAATGAAATTAACAAAGAAGAATCTAAGAATAAAATAATTGTCTCTACAATTCATAAATCAAAAGGTAGAGAAAAAAAACTTGTAATCGTATTTAATTTTAATAATGATTATTTTGATTACTTTGCTAAAAATGAAGACAGCAATAAACCAACTAACCTACATTATGTTGCTTTATCAAGAGCTACACATCAAACAATTATAATAAATCATTATAAGAATAAAGCAGCTAATTTTTTAAGTAAAACTAAAATCAATTCATACTTAAAATTTAATGTTGATGAAAATTTTAAAAATCTATGACTTGAATTAAATAAACAAATAACTAATAAACAATTAGTTCAAAACTACAATGAAAAAATCATAACAAATGTCACATCTTTATTTAATAATTTTAATTTAATTAATATATTAGAAGATTTTTCAAATATTAAAAAAAATATATCTAATCTAAAATGTGATTATACTATTAAAGGTTTAAATAACTTAGTACATTTTACAAAAATTAAAAAGGATAAACAAATTCAATATTTAGAAAATGTAAGTTCAATTAATGGAATATTTTTCCCACTATATTTTCAAAATGATAATGGTTATATAAAAGAAATAATAAACTACTTTAAAGATCTTTATGAGCAAATTGAACTTAAAAAAGAAGAAAATAATATTATCAAATTATTAAAAAGACAAAAAACTAGGATTAAAAATATTATTAAATCTTATGATGATAAAAAATTAAATTTGCTAGAATTAGTCGTATTTTTACACGCATTAAATGAAGGTAAGTTTTATAGAATTAATCAAATTAAAGATATGAATTGAATTAGTGAAGAACAAAAATATGCTTCCAATAAAATATTTGAAAAATTATTAAGCAAAAATTGTTTATTTGAAGTTCCCGTATCATATTTATCTGATACATTAGAATTGAGTCGATTTATTGACTGCATTGATATAGAAAAAAAGTAG
- a CDS encoding ABC transporter ATP-binding protein — MSKDNSFTLINVKKIINNTPILEETSISFKKKQVIVIMGLSGSGKTTFLNILSGLDKPSSGSVIIEGTDITKLKEPKLTKFRSLNIAYIFQEYNLIDYLNIKENILINSTLNKIKIDNKKYEQIIKSLDLIKLEKQNITSLSGGEQQRVAIARALIGNNQIIFADEPTGALDIKSSENVIDLLIENALAFEKTLFIVTHDPNVALKADQIILIKDKKLKLLEKNIDKKILESYLKN; from the coding sequence ATGAGTAAAGATAATTCTTTTACATTAATTAATGTAAAAAAAATAATAAATAATACACCGATTTTAGAAGAAACTTCAATTAGCTTTAAAAAAAAGCAAGTAATTGTAATAATGGGTTTATCAGGATCTGGTAAAACTACTTTTTTAAATATTTTGTCAGGACTTGATAAACCAAGTTCTGGTTCTGTAATAATAGAAGGCACAGATATTACAAAGTTAAAAGAACCTAAACTAACAAAGTTTAGAAGTTTAAATATTGCATATATTTTTCAAGAATATAATCTAATTGATTATTTAAACATTAAAGAAAACATCTTAATAAATAGTACTTTGAATAAAATAAAAATTGACAATAAAAAGTATGAACAAATAATAAAAAGTTTAGATTTAATAAAATTAGAAAAACAAAATATAACAAGTTTATCTGGAGGAGAACAACAAAGAGTTGCAATAGCAAGAGCTTTAATTGGAAATAACCAAATAATTTTTGCAGATGAACCAACTGGAGCATTAGACATTAAGAGTAGTGAAAATGTTATTGATTTATTAATTGAAAATGCATTAGCTTTTGAAAAAACTTTATTTATAGTAACACATGATCCAAATGTGGCACTTAAAGCAGATCAAATTATTCTTATAAAAGATAAAAAACTAAAACTCTTAGAAAAAAATATAGATAAAAAAATTTTAGAAAGTTATTTAAAAAACTAA
- a CDS encoding amino acid permease → MKNKKMGFWTVIAMTLTATIGTSIILTYGSVFALSQNNPLLMIFAWIIGGIIILPETFIMVEPTISFKENGTAYSWLRRANWKVMAFWLGWVLMLFVSAVAIATASLAITNIIKEFSGYENEYVWKFVSILILFTIGGSQIFIRNFSYNSQIVFLVIKSLPILFILILALVYGVNDDLLSSNAMKQNLKDAYIGGSLLIPAITMTMFSYSGTEIPTYVAADTKDPEKTTPRVIFAGVIIVTVVYIVYAVAILSISNIGDNKILNVFANTPKWAKIVFNSIAIILFIGAINSYLVYQTVLVKKMAEEKDLSKHFLKNSKFSDKPLNSMLLLMLLATVYIIFNDIRDLLGYFSLAVSALKTLMTTNVIYLRIKDKEYKKIYKDWLFYTFAAFSYLACILTLVGSFMLLLMGIKTEDIWKPIVMILIVILIIPVGFLKFHIQKKLENKKLQQVENDNKNQKEVTNNK, encoded by the coding sequence ATGAAAAATAAAAAGATGGGCTTTTGAACAGTTATAGCAATGACTTTAACTGCAACAATTGGAACTAGTATTATTTTAACTTATGGAAGTGTATTTGCTTTAAGTCAAAACAATCCATTATTAATGATATTTGCATGAATTATTGGAGGAATTATAATTTTACCTGAAACTTTTATAATGGTAGAACCAACAATTTCTTTTAAAGAAAATGGAACAGCATATAGTTGATTAAGAAGAGCGAATTGAAAAGTTATGGCTTTTTGATTAGGATGAGTTTTAATGCTGTTTGTATCAGCTGTTGCAATAGCAACCGCTAGTTTAGCAATTACAAATATTATTAAAGAATTTTCAGGATATGAAAATGAATATGTTTGAAAATTTGTATCAATTTTAATATTATTTACTATTGGAGGTAGTCAAATATTTATTAGAAACTTTAGTTATAATAGTCAAATTGTATTTCTTGTTATTAAAAGTTTACCAATTTTATTTATTTTAATATTAGCTTTAGTTTATGGAGTAAATGATGATTTATTAAGTTCTAATGCTATGAAACAAAACTTAAAAGATGCTTATATTGGAGGATCGCTATTAATTCCTGCAATTACTATGACTATGTTTTCGTATTCAGGAACTGAAATTCCAACTTATGTAGCAGCAGATACAAAAGATCCTGAAAAAACTACTCCAAGAGTTATTTTTGCTGGAGTAATTATAGTTACAGTCGTTTATATAGTTTATGCAGTTGCAATTTTATCAATAAGTAATATTGGAGATAATAAAATATTAAATGTTTTTGCCAATACTCCAAAATGAGCAAAAATTGTATTTAACTCAATTGCAATAATTTTATTTATAGGAGCAATTAACTCTTATTTAGTTTATCAAACAGTTTTAGTTAAAAAAATGGCAGAAGAAAAAGATTTATCTAAACACTTTTTAAAAAATTCAAAATTCTCAGATAAACCACTTAATTCAATGTTACTTTTAATGTTATTAGCAACTGTTTATATTATTTTTAATGATATTAGAGATTTATTAGGGTACTTTTCTCTTGCAGTTAGCGCTTTAAAAACATTAATGACAACAAATGTAATTTATTTAAGAATCAAAGATAAAGAGTATAAAAAAATATATAAAGATTGATTATTTTATACTTTTGCTGCATTTTCTTATTTAGCTTGTATATTAACATTAGTTGGATCGTTTATGTTATTACTTATGGGAATAAAAACAGAAGATATTTGAAAACCAATTGTGATGATTCTAATAGTTATTTTAATTATTCCAGTAGGATTTTTAAAATTTCATATTCAAAAAAAATTAGAAAATAAAAAATTACAACAAGTAGAAAATGATAATAAAAACCAAAAAGAAGTTACAAATAACAAATAA
- a CDS encoding 1-phosphofructokinase family hexose kinase: protein MKNKVYVISLSPSIDYILKFDNLIKDQTNRPTYVEMYPAGKGIHVSMMLNNLGMKNESIVFSSGEFENYFYKGLNDLKINYKKFQSNGNIRVNLKLIDQNQTECSVKSPSISNLELEKMFSYLKENVNEDDYIIATGSIPENVNEDIYSKICSLANKLKANFVVDSFGESLLLTLDKKPFLIKPNQNELALTLKTKISSELDCINAAKQLIKMGAKNIIVSLGKNGAMFINEETIIKASIGNWSNKLINAAGAGDSMLAGFVNTFIKTNDFEKSLIMSIICGSATAFTNKIASIELIEELSKKKDSIVITKLK, encoded by the coding sequence ATGAAAAATAAAGTTTATGTAATTTCTCTTAGTCCTTCTATAGATTATATTTTAAAGTTCGATAATCTCATAAAAGATCAAACAAATAGACCAACTTATGTAGAAATGTATCCCGCTGGTAAAGGGATTCACGTTTCAATGATGTTAAACAATTTAGGTATGAAAAATGAGTCAATAGTTTTTTCAAGTGGTGAATTTGAGAATTATTTCTATAAAGGTTTAAATGATTTAAAAATTAATTATAAAAAATTTCAATCAAACGGAAATATAAGAGTGAATTTAAAGCTAATAGATCAAAACCAAACTGAGTGTAGCGTTAAAAGCCCATCTATTAGTAATTTAGAGCTTGAAAAAATGTTTTCATATTTGAAAGAAAATGTAAATGAAGATGATTATATAATTGCAACAGGTAGTATTCCTGAAAATGTAAATGAAGATATTTATTCTAAAATATGTAGCTTGGCAAATAAATTAAAAGCTAATTTTGTAGTCGATTCATTTGGAGAATCACTATTACTAACTTTAGATAAAAAACCTTTTTTAATAAAACCTAATCAAAATGAGTTAGCTTTAACTTTAAAAACAAAAATTAGTTCTGAATTAGATTGTATTAATGCAGCAAAACAATTAATTAAAATGGGAGCAAAAAACATAATTGTTTCTTTAGGAAAAAATGGCGCAATGTTTATAAATGAAGAGACAATCATTAAGGCAAGTATTGGTAATTGAAGTAACAAACTAATTAATGCAGCTGGTGCAGGAGATAGTATGTTAGCGGGGTTTGTTAATACATTCATAAAAACTAATGACTTTGAAAAATCCTTAATAATGTCTATAATTTGTGGAAGTGCAACTGCTTTTACAAATAAGATTGCTAGTATTGAACTAATAGAAGAATTAAGTAAAAAAAAGGACTCAATAGTAATTACTAAATTAAAATAA
- a CDS encoding alpha/beta hydrolase, producing the protein MSKKIKKYTYNLSRIILTIILFPIIYFKSKNCFNSFKDFCYTYPRFGKYTGDSKYYQLIPTLTNTLEYHYWDLKKMNLNFESFKAEEIVEYDIKTKKGNISCIKATVDNSKKWVFGLHGWTEDKFLGLRLVNHFYKQGYNILTFDSFAHGKSYGQYTDIGYSCVEMIDEIITDLKKEYIIESIGLIGNSMGASTSVLYSQFGRYQDLIKWVVSDCGFSSIKLQYRYYIQNNYFKKPWWLVSLGYTKKFSKLTKTNQNKYNLLKYMNLNKDIPIFFVHGQGDTFIDYQMSWDMYNQKIKFETNKKSEIWTPEGSEHVYMISDYYDQYLSKTLNFAKESEKNINEK; encoded by the coding sequence ATGTCAAAAAAAATAAAAAAATATACTTATAACTTATCAAGAATTATTTTGACCATTATTTTATTTCCAATTATTTATTTTAAGTCAAAAAATTGTTTTAACAGCTTTAAAGATTTTTGTTATACTTATCCTCGATTTGGCAAGTATACAGGAGATAGTAAATATTATCAATTAATACCAACCTTAACAAACACTTTAGAATATCATTATTGAGATCTTAAAAAAATGAACTTAAATTTTGAATCTTTTAAAGCAGAAGAAATTGTAGAATATGATATTAAAACTAAAAAAGGAAATATTAGTTGTATTAAAGCAACTGTTGATAACTCTAAAAAATGAGTATTTGGATTACACGGTTGAACAGAAGATAAATTTTTAGGACTAAGATTAGTTAACCATTTTTACAAACAAGGTTATAACATCTTAACATTTGATTCATTTGCTCATGGAAAAAGCTATGGCCAATATACAGATATTGGTTATTCATGTGTTGAAATGATAGATGAAATCATAACCGATTTAAAAAAAGAATATATAATTGAATCAATTGGATTAATCGGAAATAGTATGGGTGCATCTACTTCAGTTTTATATTCTCAATTTGGACGTTATCAAGATTTAATTAAATGAGTAGTTTCAGATTGTGGATTTAGTAGTATTAAACTACAATATCGCTACTATATTCAAAATAACTATTTTAAAAAACCTTGATGATTAGTGAGTTTAGGATATACTAAAAAGTTTAGTAAATTAACAAAAACAAATCAAAACAAATATAATTTATTAAAATATATGAATTTAAATAAAGATATTCCAATATTTTTTGTTCATGGCCAAGGTGATACTTTTATTGATTATCAAATGAGTTGAGATATGTATAATCAAAAAATTAAATTTGAAACTAATAAAAAAAGTGAAATTTGAACACCAGAAGGCTCAGAACATGTTTATATGATAAGTGATTATTATGATCAATATTTATCTAAAACTTTAAACTTTGCAAAAGAAAGTGAGAAAAATATAAATGAAAAATAA